TTTCTCAAAATAGTCTGACATGTTCCCGAATCTCGACGGGTGATTGCCGTCAATAAATACGAAGGCATCGCATTCGTCAAGTTTTTCTTTTTCCGGGACCGTGATTTTTTCCTGATGTGTCAGCCACGTCAGATTGTCCGGCACAGGGTCATCATTGAACATCCGGGCCTCAATCCCCTGTTTCCTGAACCAGAAATAAAGAGCCAGCTGGGAACCAATCGCATCACCGTCCGGACTGATGTGCGTTATCAGGCCGGGCTTTTTGAGGGATGCCAGAGTTTGGGCAAATGTTTTATACATGTTGTTTATTTTGTTCTGATTACTGCATCTTCATATAATCACGCTTTCCCGAAATAATTCAAAATTTATAAAAATCGTTTTACCGGCTTTATGCAATTTCTTGTAGTGGCCAATGGTGAAAGACCATCACGCGGACTTTTTACCATGCTTCATCAGTATTGTGATTCCATGATCGGCGCCGATGGCGGGGGCCATACCGCGCTTGCCTACGGATACCGGCCCGACGCAATAGTCGGTGACCTGGACAGCTTTCCGGAAACCGGGAAGCTGACCTGCGAGATTATTCACAACCCCGATCAGGAAACCAACGATCTTGAAAAGGCTCTGGATTACGCCCTCACTCACGGCGCCACGCGGGTTGATGTCATCGGAGCCACCGGTCTGCGAACCGACCAGACTCTGAAGAACCTGTCGGTCTTGCAGCAGTTTTCACCCCGGTTCGAACACCTGGCTTTCTGGGATGACCAGCTGTACATGCGCATTGTGCCCAAAAGTTTTTCAATAGAACTGCCGCCCGGAAACCTTGTTTCACTTTTCCCGATGTCAGGAAAAGTAAAGGGAATCAAAACTTCCGGACTGCGTTATCCTCTGAATAATGAAACACTCCGGAACGGGTACCGGGACGGTTCATCAAATGTCGTGATTGACGGAAGTGTTACCATAACCTATCAGACAGGCGCGCTGCTGTTTATGACTGCCACCGGCGAACATCTGGTAAAGACTAAAAAAGATTCCTGATCCCGTGCACGGCATCGACTTCATTATTATCGCCGCGTACTTCACCGGCCTGCTGGCTCTTGGATTTTTCAGGCGGGGTTCAACCGAAACAGAACAAAGTTTTCTGCTTTCAGGCCGCACCATTTCTCTGCCGGCATTTGTAGCAACGCTTGTTTCAACCTGGTATGGGGGAATACTGGGTGTCGGCGAATACAGCTATCAGTTCGGGATTTCACAATGGGTATTGTTTGGACTGCCTTATTATGTATTTGCACTTCTGTTTGCCGTTTTTCTGGCGGGAAAAATACGCGAAAACAAAGCACTCACCATTCCCGAAGCCCTTGCCAAAACCTATAAATCCAAAACCGGCAATGTCTCTGCGGTTCTGATTTTTCTGCTGGTCAGCCCGGCCCCTTATATTCTTATGCTGGGGATGCTTTTCCGTTTTGTGACCGGCTCTGATGCTCATCTGCTGATTTTCGCATCCCTGACAGCCCTGTTTTCGGTACTTTATGTCAGCATTTCCGGATTCCGGGCCGTCATCCGAACCGATATTCTGCAGTTTGCCCTGATGTTCATCGGATTCATCGTTCTGATTGCCCTTGCCATCCAAAGTGCAGGCCCGCCCCGGGATATCTGGAGTCAGCTGTCGGAAACACATCAGGATCCCCTTGGCGGACATAATATTCAGTACCTGCTGGTCTGGTTTTTTATAGCTCTCTGGACCTTTGTCGACCCTTCGTTTCATCAGCGCGCCGCAGCTGCAAAAACCCCGGCTACTGCCCGGAAAGGAATTTTTCTCTCTGTAGGCTTCTGGTTTTTGTTTGATATTCTGACTGTCCTTGGCGGCCTGTACGGATTTGTTATCCTTGGTGAAATTGACAACCCGGTACTTGTATATCCCGAACTGGGAGCTTATCTGCTGCCCGCCGGGTTGTCCGGAATCTTCTTCCTGACGCTTCTGGCCACAATTATGTCGACCCTTGACAGCTTTCTTCTTATTTCCGGTCAGACAATAGGAAGGGACCTGGCCGCGAAACTCTGGAAACCGGAGAAAAGTATTTTGCTTACCCGATGCGGTATGCTTCTGTCTGCCATACTTGGCATCATTCTGATTGTCATCTACCCGAGTGTGGTAACGTTATGGTATGTAATCGGTTCTGTTCTGATACCGGGATTGCTGTTTCCGGTTCTGGGTATTTATCTTCCTGTTTTCAGACTGCAAAGGGACAAGGCGACTCTTTCACTGATTATTCCGGTGCTGGTTTCTTCGGCCTGGATGATGCTTGGCACACTCACTGCTGACGACCTGTACAGTTATGCCTTTCTTGGACTGGAGCCCTTTTACCCCGGTTTGATTAGCGCAGCGGCACTTTGGTATTTCGGACGTCAGCAAACGGCAGAATAACACAACTGCGATCTGGCTCCGATTAGCCTCCGATCAAGCTGTTCATGAACCTGATCATGTATATGCTATATGTACATTCTGCAGGTATGCCTTTTTCAGGAACCGGACCTCCCTGTGTTCCGGAAAGTCAGAACTTCTTAGCTAAACGTTTTTCAAAAGGTGGGACAGATTCAGCTTATGAATCGGAATCAGGTATTTTGTTTCAAAAGCATCTTTATGGATGCCGTACTCCCCCGTACCGCGAAAATCGACAATACAGAAACGGTCTACCACTTTCAGAATCTCCCCGATCCCGTAAAATTCGGGACATGGTCCGTAATAGACAAGATCTCCGGTGTTCAGGTCATTCATTGCCCTTCTGTGAAAGGGCAGAATGACCGGCAACCGGTCGATGCGATATGGCAGCCGTTTAGTTTCCATGCTTTATCTGAAAAATGCAAAAATACAAAATTCAGTCCTGACGATGAATTGAAATTTCTCTGATTTGTTCACTGACGTGGGTTATGCTGACCTGCCAGAGGCCGTCCGGCAGCAAGCCGGCGATCTTTTCCGGCCACTCTATAAGAGTAATCCCGTTACCGTACAAATATTCATCAAGTCCGAATTCGAGAGCTTCATCAGGATGATTCAGTCGATAGCAGTCGAGATGATAGACCGGGATCCGCCCCTGATATTCGTGGATCAGAGTAAACGTAGGAGACTGCACCTCGGCGTGCGGAATATCAAAAAACTCAGCTATGCCTTTAGCGAAGTGTGTTTTCCCGGCACCGAGATCACCTGAAAGCAGAACGATGTCTCCTCTCTGCAGCTGTGCGGCGAATAATTTGCCTGCCTCAATGGTCTGCTCTTCTGATACAGAACGTGTATGGAACTGTGGGTTTTCAGGTTCGGGATTAGCCGAATTACTGGCTCCGGTAATTCTCTTGTTGCTGGGTGACGTCATCCTGAATAAGAGTAATCACTGCAAGACAGCAGTGCTGTGATAAACTGGATTATTATGATTTCGGGGTCAGATGAACCAATGGCAGGATCATCTCTTCCATGGAGGCTCCTCCATGCTGAAATGTATCCCGGTACTTGTTTTGAAATTTGTTGTAGTTGGTCGGATACACAAAATAGTAATCTTCTTTGGCAATGATGTAATTGGTATTCATGTTTGCCCTGGGCAGGAAATAGTCTCCCGGCCGGGTGATATGGATGGCCGCATCATCATCACATTTAAGGTGTCTGCCGAACTTGTACCTGAGACTGGTGGATGTGTCGCGATCACCAAGCACTTTGGTATCCCGCATGGCACGAATGGATCCATGATCTGTGGTAATGATGATGTTGACATCCTGCTCCGATAACTTCTTGAGCATCTGGAACAGCGATGAATGGGCAAACCAGGTCTGGGTCAGCTCCCGGAAAGCCGTAACATCCGGCGCAATCTCCTTGAGCACCTGAGAGTCAGACCTGGAATGGACAAGCGTGTCCACAAAGTTGATCACAAACGCACTGAACTGAGACTGCGTGTAATTCAAAATCTTGTCCGAGATCTTCTTT
The nucleotide sequence above comes from Natronogracilivirga saccharolytica. Encoded proteins:
- a CDS encoding sodium:solute symporter family protein encodes the protein MHGIDFIIIAAYFTGLLALGFFRRGSTETEQSFLLSGRTISLPAFVATLVSTWYGGILGVGEYSYQFGISQWVLFGLPYYVFALLFAVFLAGKIRENKALTIPEALAKTYKSKTGNVSAVLIFLLVSPAPYILMLGMLFRFVTGSDAHLLIFASLTALFSVLYVSISGFRAVIRTDILQFALMFIGFIVLIALAIQSAGPPRDIWSQLSETHQDPLGGHNIQYLLVWFFIALWTFVDPSFHQRAAAAKTPATARKGIFLSVGFWFLFDILTVLGGLYGFVILGEIDNPVLVYPELGAYLLPAGLSGIFFLTLLATIMSTLDSFLLISGQTIGRDLAAKLWKPEKSILLTRCGMLLSAILGIILIVIYPSVVTLWYVIGSVLIPGLLFPVLGIYLPVFRLQRDKATLSLIIPVLVSSAWMMLGTLTADDLYSYAFLGLEPFYPGLISAAALWYFGRQQTAE
- a CDS encoding thiamine diphosphokinase; translation: MQFLVVANGERPSRGLFTMLHQYCDSMIGADGGGHTALAYGYRPDAIVGDLDSFPETGKLTCEIIHNPDQETNDLEKALDYALTHGATRVDVIGATGLRTDQTLKNLSVLQQFSPRFEHLAFWDDQLYMRIVPKSFSIELPPGNLVSLFPMSGKVKGIKTSGLRYPLNNETLRNGYRDGSSNVVIDGSVTITYQTGALLFMTATGEHLVKTKKDS
- the tsaE gene encoding tRNA (adenosine(37)-N6)-threonylcarbamoyltransferase complex ATPase subunit type 1 TsaE, which codes for MTSPSNKRITGASNSANPEPENPQFHTRSVSEEQTIEAGKLFAAQLQRGDIVLLSGDLGAGKTHFAKGIAEFFDIPHAEVQSPTFTLIHEYQGRIPVYHLDCYRLNHPDEALEFGLDEYLYGNGITLIEWPEKIAGLLPDGLWQVSITHVSEQIREISIHRQD